In Phormidium yuhuli AB48, one genomic interval encodes:
- a CDS encoding pyroglutamyl-peptidase I family protein, producing MLLSSFDIWKPHHRSNSSDDLLLELQGRGRLPESARLLRRLPVNTQQASAQLLAAIHEYRPPWVLLGGMAEGRSRLTLERRAVHETGVHCTPMPVWELVAGLEHTDVSYHAGRFVCNATYYQVLSGIAAAGLPTQALFLHVPCSQSPAWPKIVADADQLLQRLMQRVPTPCSMTSERVNDFAAVSG from the coding sequence GTGTTGTTGTCCTCCTTCGATATCTGGAAACCTCACCACCGCAGTAACTCTAGTGATGACCTGTTGCTAGAACTTCAGGGACGGGGTCGTTTACCGGAGTCGGCCCGTCTGCTGCGACGACTCCCAGTGAATACTCAGCAAGCCTCGGCCCAACTCTTGGCGGCGATTCATGAGTATCGTCCCCCCTGGGTGCTGTTGGGGGGAATGGCTGAGGGGCGATCGCGCTTAACGCTGGAACGGCGAGCGGTTCATGAGACGGGGGTTCACTGTACGCCAATGCCCGTTTGGGAGTTAGTGGCGGGCCTGGAGCATACCGATGTGAGTTATCATGCGGGCCGCTTTGTCTGTAATGCTACCTATTATCAGGTGTTGTCAGGGATTGCGGCCGCTGGCTTACCCACCCAGGCCCTCTTTCTTCATGTTCCCTGTTCTCAGAGTCCGGCTTGGCCCAAGATTGTCGCGGATGCGGACCAGTTGCTGCAACGCTTGATGCAACGAGTTCCTACCCCCTGTTCAATGACTTCTGAGAGGGTTAACGATTTTGCCGCAGTTTCGGGTTAA
- a CDS encoding ABC transporter permease, protein MWVGLVMTGVFILIALLAPLLQGMGLISSPTALLDYPIHQPPSAEHWFGTTRLGYDVFSRTLYGSQAAIRVVVLATLMSILTGVPLGLASGYLGGKLDRLLLFVMDVIYTLPGLLLSITLAFVVGRGLLNAALALSIAYVPQYYRVVRNHTVSIKTELYIEAAQAMGASTWRILSKYLFFNAIQTVPVLFALNAADAIAILGGLGFLGLGLPEATPEWGNDLRQALEALPTGIWWTALFPGLAMTLMVIGLSLLGEGLNEFVNPKLRQNR, encoded by the coding sequence ATGTGGGTGGGCCTCGTCATGACCGGGGTCTTTATCCTGATTGCCCTATTGGCCCCCCTCCTGCAAGGAATGGGGCTAATTTCCAGTCCCACCGCCTTACTGGATTATCCCATCCACCAGCCTCCCTCAGCCGAGCATTGGTTTGGAACCACCCGCCTCGGCTACGATGTCTTTTCCCGCACCCTCTACGGCTCCCAGGCGGCCATACGGGTGGTGGTCTTAGCCACCCTCATGAGTATCCTCACCGGCGTTCCCCTGGGACTGGCCAGTGGCTATCTGGGGGGAAAACTCGATCGCCTGTTGCTGTTTGTGATGGATGTCATCTATACCCTTCCGGGGTTACTTCTATCCATCACCTTAGCCTTCGTGGTGGGCCGGGGCTTATTAAATGCCGCCCTGGCCCTGAGTATTGCCTATGTGCCGCAATACTATCGCGTGGTGCGCAACCACACCGTCAGCATTAAAACCGAGTTATACATCGAAGCCGCCCAAGCCATGGGGGCCTCGACTTGGCGGATTCTCTCCAAATATCTCTTTTTTAACGCCATTCAGACCGTCCCCGTTCTCTTCGCCCTCAACGCCGCCGATGCGATCGCCATCCTGGGAGGATTGGGCTTTCTCGGTTTAGGACTTCCCGAAGCCACCCCAGAATGGGGCAACGACCTACGCCAAGCCCTCGAAGCCCTCCCCACGGGGATTTGGTGGACGGCCCTATTTCCCGGCTTAGCCATGACCCTGATGGTCATTGGTCTATCCTTATTAGGAGAAGGGTTAAATGAGTTTGTTAACCCGAAACTGCGGCAAAATCGTTAA
- a CDS encoding Fur family transcriptional regulator → MKHEAIALKPIRSLQDALDRCQSLGMRLSRQRRLILELLWDVQDHLCARDIYDQLSRAGKEIGYTSVYQNLEALSSHGIIECIERSDGRLYGNISDPHSHINCLDSQQILDVFVELPQDLIDRIEAESGVRITDYRIDFFGYRNPSPEVTASNEASETPDIDSKP, encoded by the coding sequence ATGAAACATGAGGCGATCGCCCTAAAACCCATCCGCTCTCTCCAAGACGCCCTCGATCGCTGCCAATCCCTGGGAATGAGATTGAGTCGTCAGCGTCGACTAATTCTAGAACTCCTCTGGGACGTGCAAGACCACCTCTGCGCCCGAGACATCTACGACCAACTGAGTCGAGCGGGCAAAGAGATTGGCTACACCTCCGTCTACCAGAACCTAGAAGCCCTATCGAGCCACGGTATCATCGAATGTATCGAACGTTCCGATGGCCGGCTCTATGGTAACATTAGTGACCCTCACAGCCATATCAATTGTCTCGATAGTCAGCAAATTCTCGATGTCTTTGTGGAACTGCCCCAAGACCTCATCGATCGCATTGAAGCCGAAAGCGGCGTTCGCATTACCGACTATCGCATCGACTTTTTTGGCTACCGCAACCCCAGCCCCGAGGTCACAGCCTCAAACGAGGCTTCAGAGACCCCCGACATCGACTCCAAGCCCTAG